The Fusobacterium necrophorum subsp. necrophorum genome includes the window CGTAGCAGATAATATCGGAAAGCATCCACCCCGTATTTTTTAATTTCATCGTAAGGATTGACCACATTTCCTTTGGATTTTGACATTTTTTCTCCTTCCGAAGTCCACCAACCGTGAACAACGATGGAGTCCGGTAATTTGATTCCCGCCGAAAGTAACATACACGGCCAAATGATAGCATGAAAGCGAATAATATCTTTTCCAATTAGATGGCATACTCTGGCATGGTTCCAGTAGGTTTCAAATTTCTCGGAATTATTTTCATAACCGACCGCTGTCAGATAGTTGGTCAAAGCATCAAACCAAACATAAGTGATATGTCCCGGAGCAAATTCAATCGGAATTCCCCAAGAAAAGGTATTTCGAGAAATGGATAAGTCCTGTAATCCCTGTTTGATAAAAGAAATCACTTCATTTCTTCGAGATTGAGGAAGAATAAAATCAGGATGCTCTTCAATATGTTGTAACAGAGCCTCTTGATATTTTGACATTTTAAAAAAGTAAGATTCTTCTTTTACGGTAGATAATTTTTTCCCGCAGTCGGGGCAATGTCCCGGCTCTACGATTTGATTTTCCGGAAAGAAAGTTTCACAGGAAATACAATACTGTCCTTCGTATTCTCCCTTGTAAATATCTCCTTTGTCATGGACCACTTTCAAAATCTTTTTCACAGCTTCTTGGTGTCTTGGTTCCGTTGTTCGAATAAAATCAGAATATTTGATATTTAAAGCCTTCCACATTTCGGTAAAAGCAGGAGCCATTTTGTCGGTCCATGCTTGCGGAGTGAACCCTTTTTCATGAGCTGTTTGTTCTACCTTTTGCCCATGTTCATCCGTCCCTGTTAAAAAATATACTGTTTTTCCTGCTAATTTTTGATATCTTGCCATGACATCGGCGGCAATGGTTGTATAAGCAGTTCCCACATGGGGATCTCCATTTACATAATAAATAGGTGTTGTTACATAAAAATTATTCATAGTTTCCCTCCCGGACTAAGCGTTCCGCTTTTTCATTTAAGTTGTTAATTTCTTCTTCTAAAAAGAGAGCCATTTCTTCCAAATTTGTATCTTTCTTTAAGGAAATGGGATCCCCCAAGACATAAAGAATTTTGGAGAAAGGTTTTGGGACTTGAAAGTGATCCCAAGTTTTTGAAAAAATCCATTTTTTTGTAAAAGCTCCTCCCATAGGGACAATCGGAACTCCACTTTTTTGTGCCAAGTAAAGCAAACCAAGTTTCACTTTGTAAGGAGGACCTTTGGGACCGTCGACCGGTGTCCCCATACTGTATCCTTTTTTTAAAAATTTAAGCAGAGACAGCAGAGAAGAAACGGATTGTTTGTCAGAAGAACCTCTCACCATATCAAATCCCATTTTTTCCAAAGGGACAGCAATCAATTCTCCATCTTTCGAGGGACTTGCCAGACCGACTTTTTTCGGGAGATTTCTCATAGCAAGGGAAGCACTCAATAATTTTTCATGCCAAAAGCAAAAAATATAAGGATGAGTCGCTTCTCTTACCTTTTCTTCTCCCTCATTTTCAATGCGAATATAAGAAAAACTGTAATTCAAAAAATGAATAAAATAGTAAAGGCAAAGTCCGTAAAATCTATATTTTTTTGAGTTATCCATTTTTTCCATAAAATCACTCCAACATTTAGAAAATAAGAGCTGTCTTTCTCCTATAATTAGTAGTAAGACAAGCTCTTCATCATGATTGTACTATTGATTCTTATTAGAATAGACCGGGAATGTTGATTCCACCGGTTACTTTATTCATTTCGCTTTCTGCTAATTCCTCTGCTTGTCGCATTGCTTCATTGATTCCTGACAAAATTAAATCTTCCAGCATTTCCTTGTCAGAAGCTGCTTCTTTTAGAATTTCATCGCTCAATTTTATTTCCAATACTTCTTTTTGTCCATTTACTTTTACATTCACAGCTCCCCCACCAACAGACACTGTCAAGTCTTTTCCCTTTAATTCTTCTTGTACTTGTAGCATTTGTTGTTGCATTGCCTGTGCTTGTTTTAAAATATCCATTTGATTCCCGGCTGCAGCTTGAGCAGGTCGATTTCCTTTTAATTTTCGTACCATGTTTTCCTCCTAAAATTATACTGAATACAAACTATTATAGCATGAATTTGAAGATTTTTTCAAGACCTTATTCCATTTCATATGGAAAATACATAATAGGCTTATTCCACAACCTGTCTTTTGGAATTTTGTTTTGCAGCGTCATGGGTAAAAATGTTAAAAATTTCCTATATTTTCCAAGATATTGTCCGAAAACATCATTTTTGGAAACTTGTAAGATAGGTAGAGCTCCCAGGTTTTTATCCTGTTCCAGTGCATAAATCGTAGCTTCCAATCCTCCCAATTCATCAATCAATTTATGTTCTTTTGCTTCCGCTCCCAACCAGACTCTTCCTTGTGCTAAGTGCTGATCTAAGAAACTTGTTTCTATCTTTCGATTTGAGGAAACAACTTCTAAGAAGTCTTTGTATACTCCTAAGTTTCCTTGGCGAATACGATTATAATTTTCTTCAGAAAGAGGCTTCAGATAGGAGTATAAGTCGGCATATTTTCCTTTGGAAATGCTTTCCACGGAAACCTCCGCTTTTTCTCTTAGATGACTAAAATTAGGAATCATACTGACGACCCCAATAGAACCGGTAATGGAAAGAGGAGAAGCAAAAATTTTCTCTCCCGCCACCGCCACATAGTAACCTCCTGAAGCGGCAGTTCCCGAAATGGAAACATAAACAGGAACCTTCTCTCTTAATTTTTTCACGGCATGATACATCATATCCGCCACAAGAGCAGAACCTCCCGGAGAATTAATTCGTAGGATAACTCCTTTTACATTGTTGTCACGTTGAATGGCTTCTACTTCATCAAGAAATAAAGTTTCATCTTCAATCGTTCCCTCCAAAGTTAAGAGAGCCAGATACTGTTTTGGACGATTTTTGATTTTGACCAAAGAAAAATATTCTTGAATGGAAATGATATTTTCCTCTCCGATTTTTTCTAAAATACGTTGAGGATATTCTCCTTTGCTTACCAGTCCTTTTTCAAATAAGGTATGAAAAGAACTTCCCATCAATTCTCCATTTTCTATCCAGTTTTCCAAATCATTTTTGTTTATTTTTCGATTTTCTGCCATCAGATGTAGAGAATACTGGTAGGTATGCTCCAAAAGGCGTTTCATATTTTCTCGAAATTCAGGAGACATATGGCTGTGAGAATAATTTTCCATATAAGATTTATAATCTCCAATCGGAATGACATTCATTGTAATTCCAAAACGATCCAATAAACTTTTCCAATATAGCTCTTCATAATGATAGGGGCTAATGTTGGAAGAGGCAGCGTGAATCGGAGGCATCACAATTTCTTTGGCATAACTTGCCAAAAAATAGTTTGCCCTATTTGCCTCTTGTAATGTTACAATGAGGTCCTTTCCCTCTTCTTGAAGTTTTTGTAATTTTGTTCCGATTTCTTCCACTTGTGCTTTATTCCAAGAAAGAAAATCTGCATTTAGTAAAACACCTTTGATTCTCGGATCCTGTCGAATGCTGTCCAGAGCATACAGAACTTCAAAAAAGGTCATATGTTTTTCTTTCAGACTCAAAGGATCAGGAATCGGAATATGTTCCGAGAGAGGACTGGAAGCCCTTAACAAAACATAACTTCCTTGTTTGATTTCACTTGTATTCTCTTTGGAAATATAGGAAATCAAACTCCCTATCACAAGAGCAAGTAAAGCTAAGGATAGAAGCAATTTAATAAAGAAAGAAGAAATTTCTTTTAGAACAAATAGAACAATTTTTTTTAAAAAATGTATGATATGTTTCATGATAACTCCTAAGCTTGATAGCGTTCTAATTCTTTTTCTAATAAATCCAACAATCGATTAAATTCTTCTGCAATTGCATCAAAACTTTCTACTTTTGATAAATCGGCTCCGGCTTTCTTTAACTGTTCCATCGGATAATCATTTCCTCCGGATTGAAGTAAAGTCAAGTATTTTGAAACGGAACTAGGATCTTTTTTCACTTGTGTATATAAATTTGCAGAAGCCGCAAAACTTGTTGCATATTGATAGACATAATAAGGAGAATTATAAAAATGAGGAATTCTACTCCAAATAATTTTTTGTAAGTCATCCAGAACTAAAGTATCCCCAAAGTATTGTTGGAACAATGTTTCCATAATTCCGGAAAGAATATCCGGAGTTACCGCTTCTCCTCGTTCTACTAACTGATGAGCCTGATATTCATAATTGGCAAACAAAGTTTGAATGTAGTAAGTTCCCATAATATTTCCCAAAGCTTGTTCCAGTAAAACAATTCTCTCTTTCGGATCTTTTGTTTTTTCCAACATCGAATCCAACAACAATCTTTCATTGAAAGTAGAAGCCACTTCCGCCACAAAAATAGTGTAAGAATGAGTTGCAAAGGGTTGATGTTCCGTAGAAAGTATGCTATGCATGGTATGCCCTAATTCATGAGCTAAGGTAAAGACATCATCTAAGGTGCCCTGATAGTTTAATAACATATAAGGGTGAACATCGTAGATGTTGATGGAATAAGCTCCGCTTCTTTTGTTTTCTTTCTCCATGACATCCAACCAACCGTCACTTAAAGCGATTTTCAATTTTTCCTGGTATTCTTTTCCTAAAGGAAGAACAGAGTCAATCACGAGTTGTTTTGCTTCTTCATAAGGAAATTCCTTATCGTATTCTAAAAGAGAAATGGAATTGTCATAGTAATGATATTCTTGTAATCCCAAAACCTTTTTACGTAATTTTATATAGCGTTGCAAAGGGGCTGTATTTTTTAGAGCCGAGTTTAGGAGAGATAGGAAAACTTCTTTGGGAATATTTTTTCCTTCCAATGCTTTTTCCAAAGTTGAGGAATAGTTTCTGGCTCGACTGCTGGCAACTCCCCTTTGTAATAGAGCACGATAAATGGCTCCGTAGGTATTCTTATTTTTATGATATGCTTCATAAAGAGCTTCAAAAGCTAATCTTCTATCTTCTTGGTTGCGATTGGTCGATAGAATTTTAGAATACATTCCATTGGTAACAGGTCCCTTCCAGCCATTGGATAAGGTTACCGTTTTCCACTCCATATCGGAAATGGAAAGTTCGGAGTAAATATCATCAGGGGCTCCTAAATATTGTGAGAAATAAGAAAGCAATTGTTCTTTTTCTTCACTCAGCACATGTTTTTGAAGACGATAGGTTTCTCGCAAAGGGAAGGCGTAATCTTTTAGAAAATCGTCTTCCAAAATCCATTGTTTCATCGTATTTTCCGGAATCATAAGAGTTTCCGGAACCGTCCAAGCCGTCTTCACTCCAAAATCGGTAAAAATAGATTCCATTTCTTGTAATTTCATAGAAGCGATTTCATCTTTGGAATTTAAATCTTTTTTCAAATAAGGATATAGATACAATTTGTCTACCAATCGAGATAAATTTTCTTCTAGTTTTGTCAGTTCCACAAAATTTTCTCGACTGTTATGAATTTTTCCCTGATAACTCGGAATGATTTCCATATCTCGTTTCATTTTTTGAAAATCTTGTTCCCAAGCTTCCCAAGAGGGATAAATGTCGTCTAAGTTCCATGTATAATTCATATAAAATGTCCTTTCTATCTTTTTTCTTTCATTTCTTGTTCTTTCATTTTTTTCAGTTGCTTTTTAGAATAAGGTTGATCTTCCGGTAGAATTTTATTTAAAATAACTCCAATCAAAGCGGCAATCGCCAAACCGGAAATAGAAATAGTTCCCCAAATGGCAATCTCATTGATAGCAATTCCGAACACTAAAATCAAAGAGGCAATGATTAAGTTTCTGGAATTTGAAAAATCCAATTGAGCATCTACAATGGTTCTTGCACCGACTGCTGAAATCATTCCAAACAGAATAATAGAAACTCCTCCCATAACCGGAGTAGGAATTGTTTGTAACATAACTCCGAATTTTCCTAAAAACCCAAGTACGATAGCATAACAAGCTGCAATTCTAAGAACGGAAGGGTCATAAACTTTCGTAACCGCCAGTACCCCTGTATTTTCTCCATAGGTTGTATTGGCAGGTCCCCCAATCAATCCGGCTGCAATGGTAGCCAATCCATCTCCCAACATAGTTCTGTGAATTCCTGGATTTTGGAAGAAATCCTTTCCAACCACAGCACCGTTGGTTGTAATATCTCCGATATGTTCAATGAAAACAACCAAAGCGATGGGAGCAATTGCAACAACTCCTGTAAAAGTAAATTTCGGCATAGTTATCAAAGAATGAAAGGCATCTTCAGAGAGTCCTATCCATTTTGCTTGAGAAATTAAGTGAAAATCTACCAAGTCGAAACACATCGCCACAATGTATCCGATAGCAACTGAAATTAAGATAGGAACCAATCGGAAAAAAGATTTTTTCAAAATACTGATGCAAACCATAGAAATGACTACAATACCGGAAATAATTAAACTTCTACTATCAAAACTTCCATTGGAATATCCCGCCATATTCATAGCCACCGGGCTAAGTCGTAATCCGATGACCATGATAATCGGACCTACTACGACAGGAGGAAAGAAAGATTTTACCTTATCCACTCCAAATTTTAAAATAATAAGAGACATGACCAGATAGACAAATCCGGCTGCAATAACTCCCCCTTTGACAACTGCAATCCCGTCATTTTTCAAGACTAACGCAATTGCACCGATAAAAGCGAAAGAAGAACCTAAAAAGACCGGAACGATTCTTTTGGTTACCGCATGGAAAATTAAAGTTCCAAGTCCGGCTGCAATCAAGGCGATGGAGGGATTTAATCCTGTTAAGAAAGGAACCAAGACTGTTGCCCCAAACATAGCCAAAACGTGTTGGGCTCCCAAGACCAATTTTGTTTTCAAACCTAATTCATTTGTGTTTACCATTTTTCACTCCCATTTTTTGTTCTATAAAAAAAGATAGAGAAACTCTATCTTTTGTTTAATTTGTCGATAAATTTTTGACGGTTAATAATACAACGTAGATGAGTTCCTTCTCCTATTAAAGTTCCGTCTTCTTCAAAGGCTTGAACTTGGAAAGTAATGAAGCGACCTTCGATTTTAGTAATCGTTGCAACTGCTTTAACAGTAACTCCAATGGGAGTTGCTTTCATATGTTTGGAACCGATTTCCACTCCGACAGTGGACTCTCCCTCTTCCAAATGTTCTTCTGCTAAAGTGTATGCTGCTTTTTCCATTAAGGCAATCATCATGGGAGTTGAAAAAACTTCCAATAGACCTGAAGCTACTCTAGCTGCAGTATCTTCTGCCTGTACTACTTTTGAAACTTCACCTTTTAAACCTACTTCTAACATAGAAAACCTCCTTATATTTTGTACTACATTTCTACTAATTCTAATATAAAATGAAAATGATGTCAAGAGAGAAAAATAATTTTACTTTCGAAAAAATATGGTATAATGGTTTGCGGTAATATTGTTTGGAAGTGGGGAAAATGCTATGAGAAGAATTATGATATTCTGTTTACTCTTTTTTTGCTTTTCTTTTCAAAATGTTTTGGCACATCCTCATGTATTTTTTGATACTCAGGTGTCCATACAGGTAGAAAAAAAGAGAATGGAAGGAGTGGAGCTTCGTTTTCTTTTAGATGAGATGAATACCTTATTAAATCAAAAAATATTTCGTCCTTCCAAAGAAGGAGAGGTCAAAGACAAGAATATTGTTTTTTTGAAATATTTGTATTCTCATATTCGAGTTTTTTGGAATGGAAAAAGAATTCCAAAGCAGGATATTTTGTTTGAATTGGCAGTATTGGAGGATGAGCAGTTAAGAATTGATTTTTTTGTCAATATCGACAAGGCGATTCGTCCTAAGGATAAGCTGACCATTTCTTTTTATGATACGAACTATTATTATACCTATGATTATAATAAATCCTCCTTTCATATGGAGGGCTTGGAACAGGGAAAATGGAGAGCGAGATTTTATACAGAAAAGGGAATCAGTTTTTATTTTAAGAGTGTACATCCGGATATTTACGAGGTGATTTTTGAATGAAGAAAAAAATAATGTTAGGACTTTTGATATTTTTTATTTTTTTAGGTTTATGGCAATTTCCAACTATTTATAAAACTTTGGTGTTGGAGCAAAAACATGTTATCAAGGAAATGAAACTTTTGATTCGAGAGAGGGAAAGGGGAATTTTCGGAGCATTGTTGGGAATGACCTTTTTCTATGGATTGATTCATTCTTTAGGGCCCGGACATGGAAAAAGTTTTTTAGTGACTTATGTTCTGAAGACGAAAATATCCAAGTGGAAATTATTTCTTATGACCGCTACAATTGCGTATCTTCAAGCTTTTTTTGCCTATATCTTTATTCATTTTGTGTTAGATTTGGCAAGTCAGAGCTCTATGTTGGGGCTTTATACCATAGATCAAAAAACAAGATTGCTTTCCGCTATCATGATTGTTTTGATTGCTTTGTTTGATCTTATCCTGCTTTTTCGGAAAAAAGAAGAATCTGCAAAAGAAGGTTGGATTTTTGCAGGAATTGTCGGTCTATGTCCCTGTCCCGGAGTGATGAGTGTTCTGCTCTTTTTAAATGTATTGGGTTATGGAGCCTATTCGAAAATTTTTGCTTTGAGTACTGCAACAGGAATTTTTTGCATGTTGAGTCTTTTCACTTTGACAGCGGGGAAGATAAAAGAATATTTTACACAGGAAAGTTCTCCGAAGGTATTTGGATTTCTACATATTTTTGGGACTTTACTTCTGTTGGGGATAGGAATATTGCAAATTTCTTTTTCTTTCTAAAAAATAAGAGGAGGATAGCTTCAAAAGAATAAAATAATACTTAAGAGAGGAGAAGATAGAGCATAGTGTAATCATATAAAGAATCGAGAAAAAATTAAAAGGATTGATTCCTGTTTTTTACAGAACTCAATCCTTCAGATTGCTAAGTTTCATAAAATATGCCTAACTTTTTGAGGAAAATACAGAATTATTCCTTTTGAGATAGAGTTTTTTTGTTTTTTAGTACAGCCAACAAAAGTCCCTCTTCAAAGTGAACACTTGCCTTTTCTTTTAAAATGGTATTTCCGTGACAAAGAGTTTCTCCTCTTCGTAAAGTATGAGCGGATAAATTGTATTGGAATCCCTCCAAGCTTAGAGCAGTCACTTTTTCCGAAAAAGGAATGAAAGATATTTTATGTTCCTGTAAAGATTGAAATACATAGTATTTCGGGAGTAGGAAAATGCTTTCTTCTTCACTTAAAAATTGTAGTTTCGGATATAAAATACAAAGCTGTAAATTGGAAAGCAGGTGGTCGGTATCTCCTCCCAATCCACCGATGACAATCCATTCCTCGTAGGAACGTTTTTGTAGAGATTGTAAGAGAAGTTCAAAATCTGTGAAATCTTTTTCCACAGGAAATTTGAAAATTTCACAACCTTGTTTTTCCCATTTTTCGTAGAGAGAAGGGGGAGTGGAATCCAGATCTCCCCACAGTTCTTTTGGAAGTATATGTAGGGATTGCAAATGTCGAGAACCACCGTCTACACAAAGAATATCTCCCTTTGCTTTTTGAAATAACTGTTGATAAAAAGGGAGACTACGCCGTAATTCTCCATTTAAAATAAGATAAGCTCGTTTCATCAGTCATCATCTCGATCAACATTGACAATAATGAATACAGGCAAATGATCGGAAACCTTATTTCTCATGACTTTATAATCCCGATTTGTGAAATCGACAGCTCCACTTTTTCCGGTAAATTCTTGAGTGTATATTTTGGACAAGAAAATATTGTCATAGGAATTTGCCATTTTTTTCATCCCAATCGTAGTTTTAATATTGGGATCAATTCCATAAATGATTTGATCCTTATCTTCATACAAAGGAGAAAAAGCCTCATCAAAGGCAGAAAGATTAAAATCTCCTCCGATTAAAA containing:
- the metG gene encoding methionine--tRNA ligase; its protein translation is MNNFYVTTPIYYVNGDPHVGTAYTTIAADVMARYQKLAGKTVYFLTGTDEHGQKVEQTAHEKGFTPQAWTDKMAPAFTEMWKALNIKYSDFIRTTEPRHQEAVKKILKVVHDKGDIYKGEYEGQYCISCETFFPENQIVEPGHCPDCGKKLSTVKEESYFFKMSKYQEALLQHIEEHPDFILPQSRRNEVISFIKQGLQDLSISRNTFSWGIPIEFAPGHITYVWFDALTNYLTAVGYENNSEKFETYWNHARVCHLIGKDIIRFHAIIWPCMLLSAGIKLPDSIVVHGWWTSEGEKMSKSKGNVVNPYDEIKKYGVDAFRYYLLREANFGSDGDYSTKGIIGRINSDLANDLGNLLNRTLGMYHKYFQGKIVSSEEIQETEAGVYKLWEDTLSQVETHMYYYEYSKALEVIWKFISRMNKYIDETMPWALAKEETQQKRLATVMNTLVESLYKIATLVSPFIPEAAQEIWNQLGISEDIEKAQLQPLRRDVSIFESIFPIGHALGKATPIFPRIELVEEEKSKVDPMQVNPDLIIENPIDIDCFKKTKIQVVEILEVSKVKGADKLLKFKVSVGDHVRQILSAIAEYYPNAQELKGAKILAVTNLKPRKMRGEISQGMLLTTEDEQGICQVIQVPKNTATGTEVE
- a CDS encoding lysophospholipid acyltransferase family protein codes for the protein MEKMDNSKKYRFYGLCLYYFIHFLNYSFSYIRIENEGEEKVREATHPYIFCFWHEKLLSASLAMRNLPKKVGLASPSKDGELIAVPLEKMGFDMVRGSSDKQSVSSLLSLLKFLKKGYSMGTPVDGPKGPPYKVKLGLLYLAQKSGVPIVPMGGAFTKKWIFSKTWDHFQVPKPFSKILYVLGDPISLKKDTNLEEMALFLEEEINNLNEKAERLVREGNYE
- a CDS encoding YbaB/EbfC family nucleoid-associated protein yields the protein MVRKLKGNRPAQAAAGNQMDILKQAQAMQQQMLQVQEELKGKDLTVSVGGGAVNVKVNGQKEVLEIKLSDEILKEAASDKEMLEDLILSGINEAMRQAEELAESEMNKVTGGINIPGLF
- the sppA gene encoding signal peptide peptidase SppA; its protein translation is MKHIIHFLKKIVLFVLKEISSFFIKLLLSLALLALVIGSLISYISKENTSEIKQGSYVLLRASSPLSEHIPIPDPLSLKEKHMTFFEVLYALDSIRQDPRIKGVLLNADFLSWNKAQVEEIGTKLQKLQEEGKDLIVTLQEANRANYFLASYAKEIVMPPIHAASSNISPYHYEELYWKSLLDRFGITMNVIPIGDYKSYMENYSHSHMSPEFRENMKRLLEHTYQYSLHLMAENRKINKNDLENWIENGELMGSSFHTLFEKGLVSKGEYPQRILEKIGEENIISIQEYFSLVKIKNRPKQYLALLTLEGTIEDETLFLDEVEAIQRDNNVKGVILRINSPGGSALVADMMYHAVKKLREKVPVYVSISGTAASGGYYVAVAGEKIFASPLSITGSIGVVSMIPNFSHLREKAEVSVESISKGKYADLYSYLKPLSEENYNRIRQGNLGVYKDFLEVVSSNRKIETSFLDQHLAQGRVWLGAEAKEHKLIDELGGLEATIYALEQDKNLGALPILQVSKNDVFGQYLGKYRKFLTFLPMTLQNKIPKDRLWNKPIMYFPYEME
- the pepF gene encoding oligoendopeptidase F, coding for MNYTWNLDDIYPSWEAWEQDFQKMKRDMEIIPSYQGKIHNSRENFVELTKLEENLSRLVDKLYLYPYLKKDLNSKDEIASMKLQEMESIFTDFGVKTAWTVPETLMIPENTMKQWILEDDFLKDYAFPLRETYRLQKHVLSEEKEQLLSYFSQYLGAPDDIYSELSISDMEWKTVTLSNGWKGPVTNGMYSKILSTNRNQEDRRLAFEALYEAYHKNKNTYGAIYRALLQRGVASSRARNYSSTLEKALEGKNIPKEVFLSLLNSALKNTAPLQRYIKLRKKVLGLQEYHYYDNSISLLEYDKEFPYEEAKQLVIDSVLPLGKEYQEKLKIALSDGWLDVMEKENKRSGAYSINIYDVHPYMLLNYQGTLDDVFTLAHELGHTMHSILSTEHQPFATHSYTIFVAEVASTFNERLLLDSMLEKTKDPKERIVLLEQALGNIMGTYYIQTLFANYEYQAHQLVERGEAVTPDILSGIMETLFQQYFGDTLVLDDLQKIIWSRIPHFYNSPYYVYQYATSFAASANLYTQVKKDPSSVSKYLTLLQSGGNDYPMEQLKKAGADLSKVESFDAIAEEFNRLLDLLEKELERYQA
- a CDS encoding uracil-xanthine permease family protein, with the translated sequence MVNTNELGLKTKLVLGAQHVLAMFGATVLVPFLTGLNPSIALIAAGLGTLIFHAVTKRIVPVFLGSSFAFIGAIALVLKNDGIAVVKGGVIAAGFVYLVMSLIILKFGVDKVKSFFPPVVVGPIIMVIGLRLSPVAMNMAGYSNGSFDSRSLIISGIVVISMVCISILKKSFFRLVPILISVAIGYIVAMCFDLVDFHLISQAKWIGLSEDAFHSLITMPKFTFTGVVAIAPIALVVFIEHIGDITTNGAVVGKDFFQNPGIHRTMLGDGLATIAAGLIGGPANTTYGENTGVLAVTKVYDPSVLRIAACYAIVLGFLGKFGVMLQTIPTPVMGGVSIILFGMISAVGARTIVDAQLDFSNSRNLIIASLILVFGIAINEIAIWGTISISGLAIAALIGVILNKILPEDQPYSKKQLKKMKEQEMKEKR
- a CDS encoding thioesterase family protein gives rise to the protein MLEVGLKGEVSKVVQAEDTAARVASGLLEVFSTPMMIALMEKAAYTLAEEHLEEGESTVGVEIGSKHMKATPIGVTVKAVATITKIEGRFITFQVQAFEEDGTLIGEGTHLRCIINRQKFIDKLNKR
- a CDS encoding DUF1007 family protein, with the translated sequence MRRIMIFCLLFFCFSFQNVLAHPHVFFDTQVSIQVEKKRMEGVELRFLLDEMNTLLNQKIFRPSKEGEVKDKNIVFLKYLYSHIRVFWNGKRIPKQDILFELAVLEDEQLRIDFFVNIDKAIRPKDKLTISFYDTNYYYTYDYNKSSFHMEGLEQGKWRARFYTEKGISFYFKSVHPDIYEVIFE
- a CDS encoding nickel transporter, with protein sequence MKKKIMLGLLIFFIFLGLWQFPTIYKTLVLEQKHVIKEMKLLIRERERGIFGALLGMTFFYGLIHSLGPGHGKSFLVTYVLKTKISKWKLFLMTATIAYLQAFFAYIFIHFVLDLASQSSMLGLYTIDQKTRLLSAIMIVLIALFDLILLFRKKEESAKEGWIFAGIVGLCPCPGVMSVLLFLNVLGYGAYSKIFALSTATGIFCMLSLFTLTAGKIKEYFTQESSPKVFGFLHIFGTLLLLGIGILQISFSF
- a CDS encoding thiamine diphosphokinase, with the protein product MKRAYLILNGELRRSLPFYQQLFQKAKGDILCVDGGSRHLQSLHILPKELWGDLDSTPPSLYEKWEKQGCEIFKFPVEKDFTDFELLLQSLQKRSYEEWIVIGGLGGDTDHLLSNLQLCILYPKLQFLSEEESIFLLPKYYVFQSLQEHKISFIPFSEKVTALSLEGFQYNLSAHTLRRGETLCHGNTILKEKASVHFEEGLLLAVLKNKKTLSQKE